A single genomic interval of Zunongwangia sp. HGR-M22 harbors:
- a CDS encoding bifunctional nuclease family protein, translated as MSLVRLNIKGISYSQTQNGAYALILNEVGGDRKLPIVIGAFEAQSIAIALEKEIRPPRPLTHDLFKNFSDRFEINVKQVIIHKLVDGVFYSSLICERDKIEEIIDARTSDAIALALRFDAPIFTYKNILEKAGIFLQGEEKQHREKEEDREEIISEELLSDDIEISKEDNNYKKLSLSELESLLSQAVQNEDYEKAASLRDEISKRQ; from the coding sequence ATGAGTTTAGTGCGTCTGAATATCAAGGGAATATCATACAGTCAAACCCAGAATGGAGCGTATGCTCTTATATTAAATGAAGTTGGTGGGGATAGAAAATTACCTATAGTAATTGGTGCGTTCGAAGCCCAATCGATAGCCATTGCGCTAGAAAAAGAAATTAGGCCTCCAAGACCTTTAACCCACGATCTTTTCAAAAATTTCTCTGATCGTTTTGAAATTAACGTAAAGCAAGTCATCATTCACAAATTAGTAGACGGTGTTTTTTATTCAAGCTTAATTTGTGAACGCGATAAAATCGAAGAAATTATCGATGCTCGAACAAGCGATGCCATTGCATTGGCTTTAAGATTTGATGCTCCTATTTTTACCTATAAAAATATCCTTGAAAAAGCAGGTATTTTTCTTCAGGGTGAAGAGAAACAACATAGAGAAAAAGAGGAAGATCGTGAAGAAATTATTTCTGAAGAATTACTATCAGACGACATAGAAATTTCAAAAGAAGATAATAATTATAAGAAGCTATCCTTAAGCGAACTTGAAAGTTTATTATCACAGGCTGTACAAAACGAAGATTACGAAAAAGCTGCCAGTTTAAGAGATGAAATCTCTAAGAGACAATAA